The following DNA comes from Erigeron canadensis isolate Cc75 chromosome 3, C_canadensis_v1, whole genome shotgun sequence.
TGTAGATAAAGCAATTAACCTTGAACCGTTGTTTCACTTACAGGCTAGCAACGAAGCAAAATTTCCTAGTTGTTCACCACCGAACTGGTGGGCAGAAGAACTATCAAACATCCACATAACCTTTTTCCCAAAAATCATTGATTCCATGAGATCACAGGGAGTAAAGGAACCTACAATCGCTGAGGCAATCACAATTTACGCCAAGAGATCATTGCCAGGCCTAGTCACTAGCATAATAGCTCCCATAACTAATGACCCCATTTCCAGAAATAAAAAACGAGAAATTCTTGCTTCAGTCGTCGCTTTAATGCCTACAGGAActcaaaaaacatttttttcaatCAACTTCCTATGTTGCTTTCTCCGCACTGCAATCTTCGTTGAAAGTGATGAAGAGTGCAAGAAGCAGCTCGAGAACCAAATATCAGGCGTCTTAGAGCATGTGACGGTTGATGATTTGCTCACCCTGTCATACACGTTTGATGGAGAGAAATTAGGTGATATGGAAAGTGTAAGGAGGATTGTGACCAGATTTATGGAGATAGAGAAGGAGAAGACTGTCGCTGTATTCACCTCTGGTGAATTTCAAGTTCCCTCGCGAGCAATGCTAAAAGTTGTGAAGACAGTTGATGCATTTCTTTGTGAAATTGCAAACACTGCTGAATTGACGATTTCAAAGTTCAATGAAATTGCTAATTTGGTGCCAAAAATTGCAAGACTAGTCCATGATGATCTCTATCATGCCATTGACATCTACTTCCAGGTAATTAGTTGCACCAAAGATGCGTCACATCAAATTCTACAAAATTTTGGTTTCCTTTTTTCTGAAACCGAACATTTATTGGATCCGCTAGTGAGACTGTAATCTACAAACTCTAGATTGATAAGTCACCTTGAATACCGGTAGCCCAAATGCCCTTTTAATTTTGTTGGGTGTATACTGTatgttattcttattttaatatagCAAATTGTGATTTACAGTCTCATCCAAACTTGGATGAAATCGAGCGAGAAAAAGTATGCAGCACAATGGATCCATTAAAGTTATCTGCTGAAGCAAGGGAACATGCTTCCCTAAACAACAAATTTCCATTACAACTGATTTGGCACACTCTTTACTATGACCAGTTGCATGTAAGAAGTGGGCCAAATGCACCTAGTGCCCAAAGCATGAGGCTTCAAGTCCATTCAGATGTGTTATTGgccaaagaaaatgaaaacttaaGATCAGAATTATTGAGGATGAAAATGTATGTATCTgatttggaaaagaaaaaagtaggAACTTCTTCTACTTCTAAAATGAAGAAGCATACTTTCTTTTCGTCCGTGTCCAAGACATTAGGGAAATTTAACCCTTTTAAAAAGGGGTCGAAAGACACTTTGAACATTGTTGATGGTATCGATCGTACCAAGCCTAGGAGGAGAAGATTTTCTATGTCATAGTTTATGTGAAATCATATATAGAATAATGTTTGGTTTCATTGTTGAAATAATTTGCCAATTAATTAAGGCTTATTTGAGTCCAGTGTACTTTGTTTATCATTGTTTCATGGCAGTAATCTTTTCTCATCCGGTTATCACCAATTCACCATCTGGTTTGGCAGCCCTTCTCTCGGTTGCTTTCAAGCTCAAACCATTTGAAACGGAATTGCTAATTGTCAACTTTAACTATTAGACatatattagtttccatatatCTACTTTCCATAGTATTAGTTTCTATGTATTGATTTAGGCTACTCTATAAATATAGCATCTTGTAATCCCTATTAATCATGATACAATACAATAATACTATAACCTACAAGGTTTGTCATGGTATCACAGCCATAAATCCGGCTACAATTCCGATCAACAACCCTAACTTTATATAACAATCTGTCCAACTCAAATTAACCCTTTAGATCTTCAAATCatacaacaccaccaccaccattagaCTCGGATTCAAAATCCGAGCAACCCCATAAAATTTCGCCGCCAACACCCCCCCGACGCGCCTCCACGCGCCTCCTTTAACTCGCCGGAATCTTTCAAAATTCGACAATTACTTCGTTATTCCGGCGAATTAAGcttcaccgccaccaccattttAATCCTTGTCTAAATTCCGATCAAAaccctattaaaaaaaataataaaaatttcatGTTACTACAGTGCCGCCACTACAGTACTGCTGCTACAGTACCGAACCCCCCCCCACCCCCAAATAATTCTCAGCTTCTGTTACAACGTCTTTCTTGCTTACAAATACTGATCATATTGAATTTGATTAGTTCaacccaataaaaaaaaaaaaaaacaaacaaacaaacaaacacacatacaaTAATCAAACATGATAACTATAACGGCTCATGATATGCAAATTTTACAACAATTATTGCTCAACTTGGTCTAAGAATAGACCAGTCTCTTCACAACCACCAAAGAGTTACACAAACCACTCAGATAACTATAACACGAGTCATTACAACAACCGCAGCCAAGCAGGAAATCGGAACTCAGGTGTgtttacttttcaaaataaaatttatggaACGTGTAAAAAGTGTGGAATTATTCATATAGCATCACAATGCCCGAATCGTGACCCATCCACTTTTTGGACGAGACAACTGTCTGTCAATTATGCCAACCATCGTTCACAGATATCTAGTTCGTGGCTTTGCGACACCGGATCAAACAACCACATTGCAAAAGATTTGTCACTTTTTTATATCTCTCAACCCTACTATGGTAGCGACAATTACATGTTGGTAACGGTAAGGGCTTAACCATTTTCCATATTGGTTCATCTCGTTATTATTCACCTAGCAAAACGTTTTCCGTAAATGATATTCTCCATGTTCCCG
Coding sequences within:
- the LOC122593322 gene encoding root phototropism protein 2-like, whose amino-acid sequence is MPPTKLVRLIDQHHILPPFFFKHFGEMSTTVKNTSGPSIVMDTSDEQCNIFPQDFPTDILLQVGESSFPLHKIMLLAKSNYLRRLILESEEPDLKVIDLSNFPGGAKIFDKVVKFCYGVSFEMTQNNIAALHCAAEYLEMTDEYCDGNLASRTYAFLNPAALSSLLGAITVLNSCEDLLPIADELNIVHQCVEAISAKASNEAKFPSCSPPNWWAEELSNIHITFFPKIIDSMRSQGVKEPTIAEAITIYAKRSLPGLVTSIIAPITNDPISRNKKREILASVVALMPTGTQKTFFSINFLCCFLRTAIFVESDEECKKQLENQISGVLEHVTVDDLLTLSYTFDGEKLGDMESVRRIVTRFMEIEKEKTVAVFTSGEFQVPSRAMLKVVKTVDAFLCEIANTAELTISKFNEIANLVPKIARLVHDDLYHAIDIYFQSHPNLDEIEREKVCSTMDPLKLSAEAREHASLNNKFPLQLIWHTLYYDQLHVRSGPNAPSAQSMRLQVHSDVLLAKENENLRSELLRMKMYVSDLEKKKVGTSSTSKMKKHTFFSSVSKTLGKFNPFKKGSKDTLNIVDGIDRTKPRRRRFSMS